In Nostoc sp. UHCC 0926, a single genomic region encodes these proteins:
- a CDS encoding ATP-binding protein gives MLSIVQQDHLTVKSELSLLNQVQEWFEQFCLQHLSQLGWSKTQLDRLNLALAEGFTNAVRHAHHALPPETTIEIKVYLWIDRLEIRIWDYGKPFNPDAIAEPAPGTLQVGGYGWFLLRRLADRVVYERGADGRNCLLIVKYSVEAQK, from the coding sequence ATGCTTAGTATAGTGCAGCAAGACCATCTGACGGTTAAGAGCGAACTCAGTCTCCTAAACCAGGTGCAAGAATGGTTCGAGCAATTTTGTCTGCAACATTTGTCTCAACTTGGCTGGTCAAAAACCCAACTTGATCGCCTCAATTTAGCATTAGCAGAAGGCTTTACCAACGCTGTTCGTCACGCTCATCATGCTTTACCCCCGGAAACAACGATTGAGATTAAGGTTTATCTGTGGATTGACCGACTAGAGATTAGAATTTGGGATTATGGAAAACCTTTTAATCCTGATGCGATCGCAGAGCCAGCCCCAGGGACTCTGCAAGTAGGCGGATATGGATGGTTTCTCCTGCGGCGGTTGGCTGACCGTGTTGTATACGAACGTGGTGCAGATGGTAGAAATTGCCTGCTGATCGTCAAATATTCTGTAGAAGCACAAAAGTAA
- the petD gene encoding cytochrome b6-f complex subunit IV, translated as MSTQKKPDLSDPQLRAKLAKGMGHNYYGEPAWPNDLLYVFPIVIMGSFAAIVALAVLDPAMNGEPANPFATPLEILPEWYLYPVFQILRSLPNKLLGVLAMGSVPVGLILVPFIENVNKFQNPFRRPVATTVFLFGTLVTLWLGIGAALPLDKSLTLGLF; from the coding sequence ATGTCAACACAAAAAAAACCTGACCTGAGCGATCCTCAGTTAAGAGCCAAACTCGCTAAAGGCATGGGTCACAACTACTATGGTGAACCCGCTTGGCCTAATGACCTACTTTACGTCTTTCCAATCGTGATCATGGGTTCGTTCGCTGCAATCGTGGCTCTAGCTGTGCTAGATCCCGCCATGAATGGTGAACCAGCAAATCCTTTCGCCACACCATTGGAAATTTTGCCGGAGTGGTACTTGTATCCAGTTTTCCAGATTTTGCGATCGCTTCCTAACAAACTTTTAGGAGTGTTAGCAATGGGTTCGGTACCAGTGGGGCTAATCCTCGTTCCCTTTATTGAGAACGTCAATAAGTTCCAAAACCCTTTCCGCCGTCCAGTTGCAACCACAGTATTCCTCTTTGGTACCCTTGTCACCCTGTGGCTGGGTATTGGTGCTGCCTTGCCATTGGATAAATCTTTGACCTTGGGACTATTCTAA
- the petB gene encoding cytochrome b6 → MANVYDWFEERLEIQALAEDVTSKYVPPHVNIFYCLGGITLVCFLIQFATGFAMTFYYRPTVAEAFSSVQYIMNEVNFGWLIRSIHRWSASMMVLMMILHTFRVYLTGGFKKPRELTWISGVILAVITVSFGVTGYSLPWDQVGYWAVKIVSGVPEAIPVVGVLISDLLRGGSSVGQATLTRYYSAHTFVLPWLIAVFMLFHFLMIRKQGISGPL, encoded by the coding sequence ATGGCCAATGTTTACGACTGGTTTGAGGAACGCCTGGAAATTCAGGCACTCGCCGAAGACGTCACTAGCAAGTACGTCCCTCCTCACGTCAATATCTTTTACTGCCTGGGTGGAATTACCTTGGTTTGCTTTCTCATCCAGTTTGCCACTGGATTTGCCATGACGTTCTACTACAGGCCAACAGTCGCTGAAGCTTTTTCTTCAGTGCAGTACATCATGAATGAAGTAAACTTCGGTTGGCTAATTCGCTCCATCCATCGTTGGTCTGCCAGCATGATGGTATTGATGATGATTTTGCACACCTTCCGGGTTTACCTGACAGGTGGTTTCAAAAAGCCCCGCGAATTGACCTGGATAAGTGGCGTCATCCTGGCTGTGATTACAGTTTCCTTTGGAGTAACAGGCTACTCCTTACCTTGGGACCAAGTTGGCTACTGGGCTGTGAAAATCGTTAGCGGCGTACCAGAAGCAATTCCTGTGGTTGGCGTTCTGATCTCCGACTTGCTGCGCGGCGGTTCGAGTGTTGGTCAAGCAACACTAACTCGTTACTACAGCGCCCACACCTTTGTGCTGCCTTGGTTGATTGCAGTCTTCATGCTGTTTCACTTCTTGATGATCCGCAAGCAAGGCATTTCGGGTCCTTTGTAA
- the ctpA gene encoding carboxyl-terminal processing protease CtpA, whose translation MGFMNKQVFRVGFSLLMAFWLAFGTLTQPVMALTTEQKLVSEVWRIVNRTYLDETFNHQNWAAVRQKALEKPLSDSNASYAAIGRMLQSLDDPFTRFLDPEQYRSLQVNTSGELTGVGLQIALNVKTGKLEVVAPIAGSPADKAGIRPRDRILKIEGVSTENLTLDEAATRMRGPSGSLVTLLIERDKEPETEIRLIRDRIALNPVVSELRVSTKGTPIGYLRLTQFNANASTELAHAISSLEKKGAAAYILDLRNNPGGLLQSGIEIARLWLDSGTIVYTVNRQGIQGSFEASGSALTNAPLVILVNQGSASASEILAGALQDNRRAQLVGETTFGKGLIQSLFELSDGSGLAVTIAKYETPQHRDINKLGIKPDKVISQDPINREQIGTPEDLQYQAAVELLVENSVVAGKT comes from the coding sequence ATGGGGTTCATGAACAAACAAGTCTTTCGGGTTGGATTTTCATTGTTAATGGCGTTTTGGCTGGCGTTTGGTACGCTCACCCAGCCAGTGATGGCTTTGACGACGGAACAAAAGCTGGTTTCCGAAGTTTGGCGAATTGTTAATCGCACTTATCTAGATGAGACGTTTAATCATCAAAACTGGGCGGCAGTCCGGCAAAAGGCTCTAGAGAAGCCGCTGTCGGACTCAAATGCCAGTTATGCGGCAATTGGGAGGATGCTCCAGAGCCTCGACGATCCTTTTACCCGCTTTTTAGATCCGGAACAGTACCGCAGCTTACAGGTCAATACTTCTGGGGAACTGACTGGGGTAGGATTACAAATTGCCCTAAATGTTAAGACTGGGAAGTTAGAAGTAGTGGCTCCGATAGCAGGTTCACCAGCAGATAAAGCGGGGATTAGACCACGCGATCGCATTCTCAAAATTGAAGGCGTCTCCACAGAAAATCTCACCCTTGATGAAGCTGCGACCAGAATGCGTGGGCCGAGTGGCAGCCTTGTCACTCTCCTGATCGAACGCGACAAAGAGCCAGAAACAGAAATTAGACTTATACGCGATCGCATTGCTCTTAACCCTGTAGTTTCCGAATTGCGTGTTTCCACTAAGGGTACGCCCATTGGCTACCTTCGCCTCACTCAATTCAATGCCAACGCCTCAACGGAATTGGCACACGCTATCTCTAGTCTAGAAAAAAAAGGCGCTGCTGCCTACATTCTCGATTTGCGAAATAATCCTGGGGGACTATTGCAATCAGGAATTGAAATCGCCCGTCTGTGGTTAGACTCTGGTACTATTGTCTACACTGTTAACCGACAAGGGATTCAAGGTAGTTTTGAAGCGTCTGGATCAGCCCTGACAAACGCTCCTCTCGTTATTTTGGTAAATCAAGGAAGTGCCAGTGCTAGTGAGATTCTCGCCGGCGCACTGCAAGATAACCGTCGTGCTCAGTTGGTAGGCGAAACCACCTTTGGCAAGGGACTAATTCAATCCTTATTTGAATTGTCAGATGGCTCCGGCTTGGCAGTCACAATTGCTAAGTACGAAACTCCTCAACACCGGGATATTAATAAACTAGGTATTAAGCCAGATAAAGTGATTTCCCAAGACCCAATTAACCGCGAACAGATTGGCACCCCAGAGGATCTGCAATATCAAGCAGCGGTGGAACTTTTGGTTGAAAACTCGGTGGTGGCGGGAAAGACTTAA
- the aroQ gene encoding gamma subclass chorismate mutase AroQ — translation MFVIIIFFGLFFSSTVVAANLKLYFAAHNSGSLQSANPQAITSADQQLRVDKLLKLIQQRLLIAHDVARWKWNHKRPIEDLKREQELLLKVRQQAKIYSLEPDTVAAFFKAQIEAGKLIQTVDFQNWQKQGIKSFPNAPDLNQTLRPSLDKLNTEFVFALTEVTSVVGCSQIRELIQSRSQVIIQGDGIDQQVQSLAISPLLKFPSASCKVRNSR, via the coding sequence TTGTTTGTCATAATAATTTTCTTTGGGCTTTTTTTCAGTAGTACAGTAGTTGCTGCCAACTTAAAATTGTATTTCGCTGCTCATAACTCTGGATCACTACAATCAGCAAATCCTCAAGCTATTACGAGCGCAGATCAACAACTACGTGTAGATAAATTACTAAAATTGATCCAGCAGCGATTGTTAATTGCACATGATGTAGCCCGGTGGAAATGGAATCACAAACGTCCTATTGAGGATCTAAAGCGCGAACAAGAGTTGCTTTTAAAGGTTAGGCAACAAGCAAAAATCTATAGTCTAGAACCCGATACAGTTGCAGCATTTTTTAAAGCACAAATAGAAGCAGGAAAACTCATTCAAACAGTTGATTTTCAAAACTGGCAAAAGCAAGGCATTAAATCTTTTCCTAACGCGCCAGACTTAAACCAAACATTACGACCATCGTTAGATAAATTAAACACAGAATTTGTCTTTGCTTTAACAGAAGTGACTTCTGTTGTAGGTTGTTCGCAGATACGGGAATTAATTCAGTCACGTTCTCAGGTGATTATTCAGGGAGATGGTATTGATCAGCAAGTACAGAGCCTAGCAATTTCACCCCTGCTGAAATTTCCAAGCGCTTCTTGCAAAGTGCGTAACTCCCGTTGA